The following coding sequences lie in one Lolium perenne isolate Kyuss_39 chromosome 2, Kyuss_2.0, whole genome shotgun sequence genomic window:
- the LOC127330503 gene encoding disease resistance protein RGA5-like: MVSMPCGKCRAKAMELAARTTGVISVAITGDYADRLEVIGDGVDLVCLVSCLRKKVGRAVILQVEPQVKDKKREEETKPAEKKSEEKTKPAEKSEEKTPQVPAHPLPQCYPGCYHCPPASQTMVVYDEPAACSIM, translated from the exons ATGGTGAGCATGCCGTGCGGCAAGTGCAGGGCCAAAGCCATGGAGCTCGCCGCGAGGACAACCG GTGTGATCTCGGTAGCGATAACTGGCGACTACGCGGACCGACTGGAGGTGATCGGCGACGGCGTTGATCTGGTCTGCCTCGTCAGCTGCCTGCGCAAGAAGGTTGGCCGGGCCGTGATCCTGCAGGTGGAGCCTCAAGTCAAGGACAAGAAACGGGAGGAGGAGACGAAGCCCGCTGAGAAGAAATCAGAGGAGAAGACGAAGCCCGCTGAGAAGTCGGAGGAGAAAACGCCGCAAGTGCCCGCACACCCGCTGCCGCAGTGTTACCCTGGTTGCTACCATTGCCCGCCGGCGTCACAGACTATGGTCGTCTACGACGAGCCTGCTGCTTGCTCGATCATGTGA